TTTTATCCGACACCGGGAACACTTTCAACATGCATGTTCTATACAGGCTATGACGCCAGGACCATGAAGAAGGTATATGTACCAAAAACACCGAAAGAGAAAGCCATGCAAAGAGCCCTTTTACAATACCGTAAAAAGGAGAATTACCATCTTGTAGTAGAGGCACTTAAGGAAGCACATAGGGAAGATTTAATCGGTTTTGGCCCCAATTGCCTTGTAAAACCTCTAAGAGGCAGAAGTTATAATAATGCTTCAAATATGGCGAAACCCGCTAGAGAGGGCAATAAGGAAAAAAATCCAAGAGGAGGAAATAAGAGGAATACCGATAGAGTGGAAAAAACAAAGCAAACAAGGCAGGAAAATAGTAGTAAAAATAGAAAACAAAGTAGTAAGACAGCCTATACAAATGCTAAATCAAAATCGAGTGGTGTGAAGAATTTGACAAGAAAAAAGCGATAAAATAAAATATAATAGTTACAAAATTATTAAAAATACTCATGAAAAAAGGAAAGGAAAGAAACCATGTCTGCTAAAGTTTTGAATGGAACTGAGCTTGCGGCAAAAGTCAAAGCTGGGCTGAAAGCAAAAATAGACGAATTGAAGTCAAAGGGTATAAATCCCGGACTTGCGGTTATTATTGTTGGCGATGACCCTGCTTCAAGGGTATATGTAAATCACAAGAAGAACGATTGTACTGAAATCGGAATTAAATCATTTGAATACGCACTTCCTGAAAGTACCTCAGAGGAAGAATTATTGGACTTAATAGAAACATTGAATAATGATGCTTCCGTAAACGGTATACTTGTCCAGTTACCGATACCAAAGCACATAAATGAAGAAAAGGTTATTGCAGCAATAAGCCCTGATAAGGATGCGGATTGTTTCCATCCTATGAATGTTGGAAAGCTCATGATAGGAAAACCTGAGTTTCTACCATGCACTCCGGCTGGGGTTGTGGAATTGCTGGAGGAAAACGGTATTGAGATATCAGGCAAGAATTGTGTTGTAGTAGGCAGGAGCAATATAGTCGGAAAACCTCAGGCGATTCTACTTCTTGCTAAAAATGCAACAGTAACCATATGCCACTCCAAAACTGCCAATATTGAGGAAGTATGCAGAAGTGCAGATGTTCTGGTAGTTGCCATTGGAAAATCGGAGTTTATCAAACCCGAATTTGTAAAACCGGGTGCCGTTGTTATTGATGTAGGCGTGTCAAGGGGAGCAGATGGAAAATTAGTTGGGGATGTTCAATTTGCGGAGGTTGCGGAAATAGCGTCTGCAATTACAAAGGTAACAGGCGGAGTTGGCCCTATGACCAGAGCCATGTTGATGAAAAATACATATAAAGCGGTATTGTTGCAAAACGGGTTGTAATTTCCTTGGTCAACAATAACAAAAACACAATAGTATCGTGTATACTTTTCATTCTTGACATAAAAAATAAATAAGTTTACAATTAAAATGATTGAGGATTAAGAGACAGTTGGTATTGTAGAGTTATATTGATTGAACTACTAAGCTACTTAGGCTAATATATATATGCAGGTTTGTTTTATTAATGTTAAAAGCTTCAGCTGGGATTATTGTCACAATTCTGGTATTTTGTGTAGTTAAAATGACATATTTAGTAAAACATCTCATATGTTTGAATTATATACATTAATTGTATCGGTTGTAGCCATACATTGCTTATTATAAGATTGTGCTATTCTACAGTATATAAAAGACCTTTTATAGGTTCATTTCTTCTCTTATTCCAGTATTTAATATCGTTGATTACGAATTATGAAATTTGAGCTTTGAAAACTGAATAAAGAGGAGGTGTGTAAAATAATAGTTAATATTTTAATTGGATTGGCCTGCGGATTAATTATTGCAGTAATTGCTTCTAAAATATTTTATGATAGAGGTTTTGAGGCCAGAAAAAAGCAGGCAGAAGCCCAGATAGGCAGTGCCGAGCAGGAGGCCCAAAGAATTGTTGGAGAGGCTTTGAAACAAGGTGAGAATAAGAAGAGGGAAGCACTTCTTGAGGCTAAAGAAGAAATTCATAAAAGCAGAGTAGAGCTTGACAGGGATATAAAGGACAGACGAAATGAGTTTATGAGGCAGGAAAGAAGGCTTGTTCAGAAGGAAGAAACACTCGACAAGAAAGTAGAAGCACTCGAACAGAAAGATGAAGCTTTAAATAAAAAGCTAAAGGATATTGAAGTTTTACAGGAGCAGTCTGGAGAGCTTGTTAAAAAGCAAACCGAAGAGCTTGAAAGAATTGCTGGATTATCTGTAGAAGATGCTAAAGAATACTTGCTTCGTAACATTGAAAACGAAGTAAAACATGATGCTGCGGCACTTATTAAGGAAATTGAGGCTAACGCCAAGCAGGAAGCTGACCGCAAGGCAAAGGATATATTGGCAACTGCGATTCAAAAGTGTGCTGCCGACCATGTATCTGAAGCTACTGTTTCCGTAGTACCTTTACCTAATGATGAGATGAAGGGAAGAATTATCGGTCGTGAGGGTAGAAACATAAGAACTCTTGAGACATTGACAGGAATTGACTTGATTATTGATGATACACCTGAGGCCGTAATACTGTCTGGATTTGATCCTATCCGAAGAGAGGTTGCCAGATTAACTCTTGAGAAGCTTATTCTTGATGGAAGAATTCATCCGGCAAGAATTGAAGAAATGGTTGAAAAAGCTAAGAAAGAAGTTGACAATACCATTCGTCAGGAGGGTGACAATGCAGCATTTGAAACAGGCGTACACGGCTTGCATCCGGAACTTGTAAGACTATTGGGTAAACTGAAGTTCAGAACTAGTTACGGACAGAATGTACTTAACCATTCCATAGAGGTATCTCATCTGGCAGGTATAATGGCTGCTGAACTTGGTGTTGATGTTCTTCTGGCAAAAAGAGCTGGTTTGCTGCATGACATCGGAAAGGCTATTGACCATGAGGTTGAGGGTTCCCATGTTACTATCGGTGCCGATGTGGCTAAGAAGTACAAGGAAAGTACCGATGTGGTAAATGCCATTCTTTCTCATCACGGTGATGTTGAGGCAACAAATGTAGTTTCAGTACTTGTACAGGCTGCGGATTCTATTTCAGCAGCAAGACCAGGTGCGAGAAGGGAAACACTTGAATCCTACATCAAGCGTCTTGAGAAGCTCGAAGAGATTGCAAACTCCTTTGAGGGAGTTGAAAAGTGTTTTGCAATTCAGGCAGGAAGAGAAATCAGAATTATGGTTAAGCCTGATGTTGTAAATGATACAGATATAGTTCTGAAGGCAAGAGAAATAGTCAAGAAGATAGAAGATGAGCTTGAATATCCCGGACAGATTAAAGTTACTCTGCTAAGGGAAACTAGAGCTATTGAATATGCAAAATAATTAGTTAAAATATAATAAAAAAGCGTGGATTCCACGCTTTTTTATTTTTAGCAGGTTTACCGTAAGGTGTTACTTTTTATTGATATATGTATTATAATTGTTATAGATTACGGCATTACGTACTTAAAAATGAATGTCTGTACATAATAACAATAGCTTAAATAAATTTTGGAGGCAAAGAATTGAAGATACTTTTTATTGGTGATATTTTTGGAAACCCGGGAAGAAAGGCTGTAAAGGAATTTGTACCACAGCTAAAAAAGGACCTGGGGATAGATTTTTGTATTGCCAACGGCGAAAATGCAGCTGCGGGAAGCGGCATAACCTATCTGATTGCTCAGGAGCTTTACAAGTCAGGTGTCGACTGTATTACACTGGGAAACCACACATGGTCCAAGAAAGAAATTCTGAATTTTATAGATTCTGATCAAAATATTGTAAGGCCGGCAAACCTGCCCGGAGATATCCCAGGAAGGGGATATACCATCTTAAAAGCAAACGGGAAGGAACTGGCTGTATTAAACCTTATGGGTAGGGTTTATATGGATAGTATTGATTGTCCGTTTCAGGTGGCGGACAGGGAATTGCAGGAAATAAAATCTAAAACTAAGGCAGTTTTTGTAGATATGCATGCAGAAGCCACCTCAGAAAAGTGTGCTCTTGCTTGGTATTTGGACGGAAGAATATGCTGTTTGGTAGGGACTCACACACATGTACAAACCGCAGACGAGAGAATTCTACCCTGTGGTACTGGGTTGATTTCCGATGTTGGAATGACGGGACCTTATGATGGTGTAATAGGTGTAGACAAGGAATTGATTATCGAAAGATTTATAACAAGGATGCCTCAAAAATTTGAGGTTGCAAAGGGTAGGGTACAGTTTTGTGCTGTTCATCTGGAGGTTGATGAAAAAACTGGAAAATGTATTACAATTGAGCGTATATTTAAAGTAGCGGATTCTTTGGAGGGAAAATAACGGGGGTATAAATGATAGAAAGCAATGACAAAATTACTTTAAAACAAAAGAATGACTTATTATATATTCAGTTTCAGAATCTCAAAGAATATGAAGATATACTTACACATTGCTTTACCACAAGGCTTGGAGGTGTAAGTCAGGGAGCATTTTTTTCATTAAACCTCAGCTTTAGCAGGGATGACATCAGGGAAAATGTTCTTGAAAACTACAGGCGGCTTGCGGATGCAATCGGAGTTGAATACAATAAAATGGTTTTATCGAATCAAATACATGATAATAAGATAAGAATAGTTAGTGCTGCGGATGCAGGCAAAGGACTGGTTATGGAAAGTGACATTGTAGGTTTTGACGGACTTTCGACAAATCAGCCGGGAATACCGCTGGTAACATTTTATGCTGATTGTGTCCCTGTACTATTTCTAGATCCGGTAAAAAAGGCCATTACTGCTGTCCATTCCGGTTGGAGGAGTACGGTGAAAAATATATCTTATGAAGCATTAGTGCTTATGAAAAACACGTACAATAGTAATTATAACGATATACAAGTAGCTATCGGACCATCCATATGTATGAATTGTTTTGAGGTTGGTAAGGAAGTATACGACAGCTTTAAGGAAAAATTCAGCTGGTGTGATACATATACGGAGTATAGAGACGGAAAGTATTACATGAGTCTGCAAAAAATTATTAAGCATGTTTTAACTGACGCAGGTGTGCCTGGGGAGAATATTATGGTAAGTGATGTATGTACCAAATGCAATACTGATCTCTTCTTTTCCTTCAGGGGAGATAAAGGGAAAACGGGCAGTCTGGCCGCAGTTATGATGCTAAAATAACAGAAAGAATATTTTAGAAAAGATTATTTGTTGGAGAAAAAAATGATGACAAAAGCCTTGAGACTTATTTCTTTATTCATAATTACAGGACTGATGCTATCTGCATGTTCTGTTAATCTTAATAAAAAATCTGCCAATCAAGATGAGGATATTTATGAAGGTAAATATGATATATTGGACAAAGGCCCTGAAAAAGGAGGGTCTATACGTCTGTTCAGTACACCTGTAGATACTTTAAATCCAATTTTGACTAATAACCAGTATGTTCAGGATTTTTTGGGATTTGTATTTGAAGGACTCTATAGATTAGACGAAAAGCAGCAGCCTGTGCCTGTTTTAGCAGAAAGAGCAGTTACTTCAGCTGACGGATTAAAACTTACAGTAACTTTAAAAAAAGGAATTAAATGGCACAATGGATTACCGCTTCAAGCCGGAGATGTAGTGTTTACTATAAATAGTATAATGGATACTAAGAACAGCAGCGTGTATGCAGCTAACTTACAGAATATCGCTTCTGTAACTGCGGGAAATAATAATTCAGTTGTAATTACGTTGAAAAAACCTGATTCAATGCTGTTATACAGCCTGACCTTTCCCGTTATATCTATGCAGTATTTTAATAAAGAAAAATTGAGTGATAAAAATTCAAAGAAAAATCTCTCACCTGTAGGTACGGGACCTTATACTTTTGTATCATATAATGCAAAAAACGGAGTAAAATTTAAAGCCAACGATGATTGGTGGAACAAAGGCAATTCAGAAGTAACGACTCCCTATATCCAATCATTGGAGATTAAAATATTCGAGAATGCCGGGAAAGCCACTAAGGTCTTTCAGTCCAGGGATGTTGATGTGGTTACGGTTGATCACAGTGAGTTTAAAAAGTATATCAATCGTACTGATATTTCACTCAAACGTTATCCCGGTAAAAACTATGAATTTCTATCACTCAATGTTACAAAAGGGCCAATGGCAAATAAAAATTTGAGAAGTGCTTTGGGTGGATTTATAGATAAGAAAAAGCTTATTGATACTGCAGTACAGGGGATTGCGATACCTGCTGAATTACCGCTTTTCCCTAACTCTTGGATAAATCAGTTGGTAAATATGGAACAGTATTCAGACTTAAAAAAGGCGAAACAGCTTATGACACAAAGCGGATATGTTCTTTCGAAAAATAAGTATGTAAGCAAAGCAAACAGTAGAGCATTGTCATTAAAGCTTATTGTTAATCAGGATAACACATTAAGAGTAAATACTGCCGATGCTATCGCATCTCAATTGGTTAAAAATGGAATAAATGTGGAGGTTGAAAAGCTGACTTGGGAGAATGTGCAAAAACGAATAAAATCCGGTGCATATGATATGGCTTTACTGGGATATCAAATTTCAACAAAACCGGATTTGTCCTTTGCTTACTCTACAGATAGTATAGAGTCAGGGCTCAATACGGCAAAGTACAGCAACCCTGCTGTTGACGGGTATCTTCAACAAATTTTAACTCAATCTGACATTGAAAAACAGAAAAGTTTATATACCAAACTTTTAAATACTGTTCTTGACGAAAGGCCGTACATAGGCTTATATTTTATCTCCCAAGGTATAATGTGCAGTAAAAATATTAAAGGAGCGATAAACCCTAATGTATGGAACAGTTATAACGATATTTCACAGTGGTATGTACCGCAATAATCATATATTTTGAATGGAGGACAAAATATGCTTTGGGCATTGATTATTATCTTGGGATTCGCAATGGATAGGCTTAGCAAGGTCTGGGTTTTGGATAAAATTGCAGGGAATCCCGTAACCGTAATAAAAGATTTTTTTTACTTGAGACATCTTGAAAATGATGGTGCTGCTTTCAGCATTTTACAGGGGAAAACGGTTTTTCTTATTTTAATGGTATCTGTAGTCTCTTTGGCAATGTTATATTATCTCATTAAAGAGAAAAACAAGTTTTTGCGTCTTTCCTTGTCACTTATCCTAGGAGGTGCATTGGGAAATCTGTACGACAGGATTTTCAGTAACGGAAAAGTGGTGGATTTTCTGGAATTCCATTTTGGGTCTTACGTTTTTCCAACCTTTAATGTTGCGGACATATTGGTTGTCGTTGGAACAATTCTCCTTGCGATATATATTTTATTTTTGTACAAGGAAGAAAAGCCTGAACCCGTTCAACAAGAACAGGTCAAGGATGAAGCAAAATAAACAAACTATACTTTGTTCACGGAGGTTGCTTTGAAAGAATTTATTTTGAATTGTGATACTGACGGAGTAAGGATAGATTCATGGCTCGCCGGAAATTTAGAAGATTATTCAAGATCTTATATTCAGAAGCTATGTCTGGATGGCAATGTCTGGGCAAATGGAATACAGGTAAAGTCAAATTACAGGGTGAAAACGGATGACAATATTAAAGTAAATGTTCCTGAAGCAGAAATTCTTGATGTAGAGCCGGAAGATATTCCACTTGATATTGTATATGAGGACAAGCATATTATAGTTATAAACAAACCCAAGGGAATGGTAGTACACCCTGCGGTTGGAAACTACACGGGAACCTTGGTTAATGCGTTAATGAAACACTGCGGGGATAGCTTATCAGACATAAACGGTGTTATAAGACCCGGAATTGTGCATAGGATTGACAAGGATACATCTGGGCTGCTTGTGGTAGCCAAAAGCAACATTGCACATGAGAGGCTCTCGGAGAAGCTTAAAACCCATGACATAAAAAGAGAATACATTGCACTTGTCGACGGTATTATATATGAAAACAGCGGAAAGATTGATGCACCCATTGGAAGAAATCCAGTTGAACGAAAAAAGATGTGTGTTAATACTGAAAACGGCAGAAATGCTATTACTCATTTCAAGGTTCTAGAAAGATTTCAAAATGCTACCTACCTTGAGTTGAAGCTTGAAACCGGCAGAACCCATCAGATCAGAGTACACATGGCTTATATAAACCACCCTATTATCGGGGATATGGTTTACGGGAGAAGAAAGCAAAAGTATAAGACAAAGGGACAGGTGCTTCATGCATGGAGACTTTCATTCCAACATCCAATAACGGGTGAGGAGGTAAAGTTTGAGACAGCTGTGCCTGAATATTTTCAAAGAATTTTAAGTCAATTAAGAGAAAATCTATAGACAAGCTGTTATTGTTATGGTATTATTTCATGTAAAAAGACAGTTACCTTTAAATTAGTCCAGAGAGGCTATAAGGTCAGATTTTAAAATATACTGCATTTATGTATAATCATCATAGTATGGTTGTATTTGTATATGTTAAGCTTCTTGCCTTATGGCAGGAAGCTTTTTTAGCTGTCAGGCTAAACTGGCCGAATCAAGCACATTATAATATACGCTGTAAAAATGAGAGGAGATGGCCTAATGGGACACACCGAGATAATGGATCAAAACGCAATAGCAAGAGCAATTACTAGAATTTCCCACGAAATTATTGAAAAAAATAAGGGAGTGGAAAACCTGGTATTAATTGGGATTCAAAGAAGAGGCGTTCCCCTTGCAGGGAGAATAGCCGAAAAAATAAAAGATGTTGAAGGCAGGGAAATCCCTGTAGGAATTCTGGACATAACACTGTATCGTGATGATCTTAGCCTCTTAAATGAGCATCCAGTTATAAATGGTACAGAAATTAACTTTGATATTGCGGGAAAGAAACTGGTGCTGGTTGATGACGTTATTTATACGGGAAGAA
This genomic stretch from Ruminiclostridium cellulolyticum H10 harbors:
- a CDS encoding RluA family pseudouridine synthase, with product MKEFILNCDTDGVRIDSWLAGNLEDYSRSYIQKLCLDGNVWANGIQVKSNYRVKTDDNIKVNVPEAEILDVEPEDIPLDIVYEDKHIIVINKPKGMVVHPAVGNYTGTLVNALMKHCGDSLSDINGVIRPGIVHRIDKDTSGLLVVAKSNIAHERLSEKLKTHDIKREYIALVDGIIYENSGKIDAPIGRNPVERKKMCVNTENGRNAITHFKVLERFQNATYLELKLETGRTHQIRVHMAYINHPIIGDMVYGRRKQKYKTKGQVLHAWRLSFQHPITGEEVKFETAVPEYFQRILSQLRENL
- the pyrR gene encoding bifunctional pyr operon transcriptional regulator/uracil phosphoribosyltransferase PyrR, which translates into the protein MGHTEIMDQNAIARAITRISHEIIEKNKGVENLVLIGIQRRGVPLAGRIAEKIKDVEGREIPVGILDITLYRDDLSLLNEHPVINGTEINFDIAGKKLVLVDDVIYTGRTVRAAIDALMDINRPKMIQLAVLIDRGHRELPIRADYVGKNVPTSRSEIVHVNVFEIDGLNNVTIADKE
- the rny gene encoding ribonuclease Y, with translation MCKIIVNILIGLACGLIIAVIASKIFYDRGFEARKKQAEAQIGSAEQEAQRIVGEALKQGENKKREALLEAKEEIHKSRVELDRDIKDRRNEFMRQERRLVQKEETLDKKVEALEQKDEALNKKLKDIEVLQEQSGELVKKQTEELERIAGLSVEDAKEYLLRNIENEVKHDAAALIKEIEANAKQEADRKAKDILATAIQKCAADHVSEATVSVVPLPNDEMKGRIIGREGRNIRTLETLTGIDLIIDDTPEAVILSGFDPIRREVARLTLEKLILDGRIHPARIEEMVEKAKKEVDNTIRQEGDNAAFETGVHGLHPELVRLLGKLKFRTSYGQNVLNHSIEVSHLAGIMAAELGVDVLLAKRAGLLHDIGKAIDHEVEGSHVTIGADVAKKYKESTDVVNAILSHHGDVEATNVVSVLVQAADSISAARPGARRETLESYIKRLEKLEEIANSFEGVEKCFAIQAGREIRIMVKPDVVNDTDIVLKAREIVKKIEDELEYPGQIKVTLLRETRAIEYAK
- the pgeF gene encoding peptidoglycan editing factor PgeF translates to MIESNDKITLKQKNDLLYIQFQNLKEYEDILTHCFTTRLGGVSQGAFFSLNLSFSRDDIRENVLENYRRLADAIGVEYNKMVLSNQIHDNKIRIVSAADAGKGLVMESDIVGFDGLSTNQPGIPLVTFYADCVPVLFLDPVKKAITAVHSGWRSTVKNISYEALVLMKNTYNSNYNDIQVAIGPSICMNCFEVGKEVYDSFKEKFSWCDTYTEYRDGKYYMSLQKIIKHVLTDAGVPGENIMVSDVCTKCNTDLFFSFRGDKGKTGSLAAVMMLK
- a CDS encoding TIGR00282 family metallophosphoesterase is translated as MKILFIGDIFGNPGRKAVKEFVPQLKKDLGIDFCIANGENAAAGSGITYLIAQELYKSGVDCITLGNHTWSKKEILNFIDSDQNIVRPANLPGDIPGRGYTILKANGKELAVLNLMGRVYMDSIDCPFQVADRELQEIKSKTKAVFVDMHAEATSEKCALAWYLDGRICCLVGTHTHVQTADERILPCGTGLISDVGMTGPYDGVIGVDKELIIERFITRMPQKFEVAKGRVQFCAVHLEVDEKTGKCITIERIFKVADSLEGK
- the folD gene encoding bifunctional methylenetetrahydrofolate dehydrogenase/methenyltetrahydrofolate cyclohydrolase FolD, which produces MSAKVLNGTELAAKVKAGLKAKIDELKSKGINPGLAVIIVGDDPASRVYVNHKKNDCTEIGIKSFEYALPESTSEEELLDLIETLNNDASVNGILVQLPIPKHINEEKVIAAISPDKDADCFHPMNVGKLMIGKPEFLPCTPAGVVELLEENGIEISGKNCVVVGRSNIVGKPQAILLLAKNATVTICHSKTANIEEVCRSADVLVVAIGKSEFIKPEFVKPGAVVIDVGVSRGADGKLVGDVQFAEVAEIASAITKVTGGVGPMTRAMLMKNTYKAVLLQNGL
- a CDS encoding peptide ABC transporter substrate-binding protein, producing the protein MMTKALRLISLFIITGLMLSACSVNLNKKSANQDEDIYEGKYDILDKGPEKGGSIRLFSTPVDTLNPILTNNQYVQDFLGFVFEGLYRLDEKQQPVPVLAERAVTSADGLKLTVTLKKGIKWHNGLPLQAGDVVFTINSIMDTKNSSVYAANLQNIASVTAGNNNSVVITLKKPDSMLLYSLTFPVISMQYFNKEKLSDKNSKKNLSPVGTGPYTFVSYNAKNGVKFKANDDWWNKGNSEVTTPYIQSLEIKIFENAGKATKVFQSRDVDVVTVDHSEFKKYINRTDISLKRYPGKNYEFLSLNVTKGPMANKNLRSALGGFIDKKKLIDTAVQGIAIPAELPLFPNSWINQLVNMEQYSDLKKAKQLMTQSGYVLSKNKYVSKANSRALSLKLIVNQDNTLRVNTADAIASQLVKNGINVEVEKLTWENVQKRIKSGAYDMALLGYQISTKPDLSFAYSTDSIESGLNTAKYSNPAVDGYLQQILTQSDIEKQKSLYTKLLNTVLDERPYIGLYFISQGIMCSKNIKGAINPNVWNSYNDISQWYVPQ
- the lspA gene encoding signal peptidase II, which translates into the protein MLWALIIILGFAMDRLSKVWVLDKIAGNPVTVIKDFFYLRHLENDGAAFSILQGKTVFLILMVSVVSLAMLYYLIKEKNKFLRLSLSLILGGALGNLYDRIFSNGKVVDFLEFHFGSYVFPTFNVADILVVVGTILLAIYILFLYKEEKPEPVQQEQVKDEAK